GCAGAGCAGTGCCGCTCACCCGCAACCTACGCTGGTGctgaatgctctttctgctttcttaaaaaaaaaaaaagaaagggacaaacaaaaaaagaaacaaagcaataaTTACAGTTGAACATGCCTTGGTTCAGTAATGACTTAGTTAATGGAGTGCACGTTGTGTAGTGAGActcaggcattttaaaaaatacaaatcttttCAGGACGCTTTCAGGATAGTTtcatgggtgctggggacatCAGTGCTCCGGTTCTGCGTCCATGCAGGTCTCCCAGGGGTTCTGGGGGAAGCGAGGCAGCGCGATCAGGAGGAGGGCGATGCCGCAGATGAAGAGCAGGACGAAGGAGGCGCAGGCACAGGCGAAGGACCAGGAGTAACTGTACTCAATCCAGACTGTCTCCTCGCTGTCGATCATCCTCTTCACGGATTGTCTCATGACTTCAACAGAGATGATGATGCAGAGACCTGAAGGAAGATAGGAGCAGTGGGTGAAAAACCAGCTGTCAATTTTCCATCCTTAATTAACCACCTCAGCTCTCTTTTTGCATACAGGAATTGCAGTGAGATTCATGGGTGAGTCATTGACTTCAATGTTTGAAGGAACCAACCCTCACAACTGCTTAGAGCTCTGCTATAACCCAGGCCATCCAAGTCAGCCGGTGACTTGTTGAGTGTGATCTTTTAGGCAGGCTTGGATGGGAAACTCAAAGTGGCGGAGGAATAATTGCATTCCCTAGAGAGCTTTTCCGGAGGTTGAGGAGGATTTTTATTGAGGTGACAATTTGCACCTCTGTCGTTCAGTCATTGTGGCATGCCAAGGTGTTCCTGGCTCATGTAAAAATGTAGTCTTCGTGGTTTTGGGAGACAGCTCTGTATTTTGGGCCTGGATCAGCTGTTTCTTTCGTGTGAGTCCTAATAAATGAGATAGAATAGCGTATATCTCTGTTTTAGACCAGGGCCAGCACTGAATACGCTAGAAATGCCCCTTTGAAAGGTAGCTGGAGAAAATACAGACAAGCTGCTGGCTAATGCTGAGCAGGACATTTTCAGAGCTCTTCAGCTGGAGCCCCGCATAGGGACTTGTAGTCTGACTGTGCCTAGGAGGAAAATGCCACTTTCAGGGCATTTTTAGAATCCTCCCAAGATCTGGCTAAGTTTCTCTACTTTGTCCTATGAACTGAGTGCAAGTATGTGAGCACTGAGCCTCCCTCCTACCTGCGAAGGTGTAGAACATGGATGCTGGCTTCAGCAGGTAATCCCTCTTCTTCCTGAAGGATAAGAGGACGCAGATTGTTCCGATGATCGCAAAGCCAACGCTGAAGATGGCAATGGCTGCAGCTGAAATGCTGTATTCTGCCAAAGcgaaacaaacaccaaaaaatgcaaatgtctgCAAATTTTGAGCATGCTCCCATCGGCTGTTGTGACTTTGCAGTAGGTCACTGCGAGAAATACGTATCCTCCCACTGCTGCGGAGAGGGGCTCTGgtgaaatgggtattttcctCAAATAAAAGAAGGGGCAAGTATTGGCCGTGTATCTTTCTAAAGCGAAGGGTATAAAAACAGAGCAGGAGGGGGAAACGCTTTCTGAACACTTACTGAAAGAGCAAATGGCACCCGTAATGGTCTGGTGAAGCTCTGGGCTGGAGTCGTTTTAGCTCTGCTGCGTAGGTGTTATTGTTGAAGCCTTTACTGGGCTCCACGCTCTCGTTTCTTCCATCACTCCACACTCTGCTCTCAGAGTAAATAGACAGCTCTATGCTATTTTTATTCTACGTCTGTATTGCAGAGCCCCGACAAGGCCCCCGTGCACGGTGCCGACGTTGTCCCAGTGCAGAAAGACAGCTGTACGCTCCGTAGGGCTCAAAATCCGAGCaggcaaagcaggcaggagGCCAGAGGTGAAGTGTTTGTgtagcatcttttttttttttttcccctttttttcctttaagacaATGATTTCCAGCTCTGTGAAAACCAGCTTCTTCAGGGCATAGGATTAAACCCTCCATAAATGTCCTGGGTTTTGCTAAGCCAGCTAAGATGTGCGCTGGACACTTCCCCCAGCCGAAGCACAGTTCAGTGCCTGAATGGAGGGGAAGAATTGCTAATTGAATAATTCAGGCCTTCATTTACATATTGCATTCGTTTTCAGATTAGTTTAATATTTAACACATGTAGCCATGCGTGAACATCACAGTGCCTGATGATATTTGCCTTTCAagccattaaaagaaaaaatatctcccaggcaaaatcatgaagaattttttttgcctgttacTAATTAGCTCCCATCAAATCATAGCTATTTCTGTGAAAGAGAACAGCAGATCACTCTTTGTTCTCATCGCTTTTCACACCGCTGTTTTATTATAATTTCCTTAATGTTTCTCTTTGCTATGTGCTAGAACTGCCTGAAAGAGTTAGTTTCgatgtaaaatattttgctggggctcaagctttttctttcacttcaaaGAGAAGAAgttctttctgattttattctgaaatgacTAAGGCGGCATTGGGAGCATTTTTAAGATCAGGTGGCTGGATCTGATAGTATATAAATGAGCAAAAGCAGGTAGCTCAGATACATGCTCTTCTATTCATTTAAAATCCCCAATCTTTCCTGTCTTAGGAAACTGCTTTTTTAGAAAACCTGTGTGCAGAGTTTTCCACCGTTATCATTTCCACTGGAAGCAAAGCAGGCTGTTTAATATGTGTAATGTAATCATCAGCTCATTTGCTCCACAGCAAAATATGTCGTGTGGCAAACTAGAAAGGAATTCGTCCTTAATGAGAgggtgagaaagagagagaaacacttTAGATGAGTGctaaaaatatttggctttatCAGGGACTTATTAGAAATGCGAAATTTGTCTCTGaaagactgtttttaaaatgcatgctCTCTAAACACTGACTGCGCGTGCCTTTGTAGGatctctgctccttccttccaTTGATCGCCCTGGTTTTTACATGACTTTCATATAAAATCAATACGAAGCATAAAATTCCTAATGGTCTTCACAGAGTCGCTGTACTTCTTTTCAGGGTCAAGACTCTGCTTGGGCTATGATTTATTCATTTAGATTTTATTAATGTCTTCTTCCTTCGATGGCAAAGGCTCAGAGTGTCGCGGATAGTGCCAGTGTTGTAAAGTCATTTTTATGCTGAAAAGACTTTTTGCAGTTTTCATGGGTATTGACATTGTTATATATTTGTGGGACAACTTTGAGTAAAATCACACTTATGAGTGCGatcatatataaaaattattcttcccAGGAAGCTGGTGTTTGACCTTGTTCAGAGcagttttttacatttttctcagcTGGTGGTATGCGAGAGAAATTCCTCTACTGCTTTCAGTGGAACCAGGATTGAACCCTCATTTTGGGGACACCCTTACCTTAGATCTTGTGTACACCTcagttaagaaaatatttttcaggattATTCTTACCTTTCTGAGTGGTTACTTCAAATATCTCCGAGCTCTGTCCCGGTGTGAAGTGCTTGAAGTAGGAACAGTTGtgttctgaaagagaaaaggagatttcATGTGCTTGGAAATCTCTGATAAAATGTAGTAcaactgcatttcctttttattgatGTATCAAACCTGCAACGTTTTTAAGGTTCCCTGTCCTTGGTAGCACAGAGAATTTGGAGTTGGAGCTGTTTTATTTGGGAGCAGACGAGTGGCACGCACGTGCCAGGCTGCCGGCTCCAGCATGGGCAAAGCTGAAGCCCCCTCTGATACCTTTTGTGGGCTGCTCCCTCCGAGAGCTTTTGACACGGACTGCTCATCTATTTAAAACATGAATTACAGAcaatttttctcattctgtctTTGGCCATCACATGTTCCCACCTCTCTGTGTAGCTGTGTTTCCTGGTGAGGAGACCGGCCGTGCCCGCAGCTGAGCTGGTATCTCAGCTCACCTCCCCTCAACTCTGCCAACCCACTCCGTAGTGGCATCGCTCCATCGGCCACGGGAGGTTCACCGCTCCTGTGGTGAGCCTCACTGCTCCTGTGGTGAGCCTGGGCTCTGAAAAAGGAGGATGGAGTGTCCTCATCCACCTTCTccctcccagctcagccctcctccagctcGCAGCCCCCTGCCTGGAGCAGCCCAGGGGAGTTTGCTGCATGGGGGGAGGTCACCACGCTATGGGGGTCCCAGAGCTGAGGCTGCTGCAATGCAGCAAAGCACACGGTGTTTTACTGCAATAGGGAcactgggcttttttttttggctgttcaACCGAAAAGACAAAAGCTATCTGGAGCCGCCGTCCAGGGAAGGGAAGGTTGATCAAAGCCATGCCAGTCAAGGGCGAAGAGGATCTCGCTCAACCTGGCTTTACCAAAGTTCACTCCCTTAGTGAGCTTAGTTAGCGGTCTACTAAACTAATTTGATAAGATAGCAGAGTTAGATAGTGGGAACTTTATGAAGTCCCTCTCTCTGGACTTTATGTGAGCACGCGGCCACATACATGGGGTATTTATAGAGGGGATATAAAGTGAACAGGGATCAAGATTGTGAGGTGGTGGATACTGGGAGGAAGGAAGTTGGTAGCTGAGTCTCTCAACGGCCACGATATTGTTTCATACTCAGCCTAGTGAGAGTCAGCCGGCGAAGAGATGTCATTGCTGTCAGTAGATACATGGGAGGCTTTCAGCCTCAGCCTCTCAGCGGGATGGGGAAGGGTCTGGTGAGGACCTGCTGACTCGAAgctttggcagcagcagggataGGGTGGAGGGTGTTCTCGCTATTTATAACTGATTTAATTGAAGGTTTGAAGGGGTGCGGAGCTGGGAGAACAGTTGCTCGCCAGGAATTTGGCTGGAAGCGTGCAATTGCGGAGACGTGTTGAGCAGCGCCAGCTCTGATTGCGCTATTCTGCTGAGCCAGGCTGGAGAGGGCACGCTCAgcgcctgccccagcacccctcctgcaccccaggTTGGACTCCCATCAGACCGGGAAACCACGCCAGGATTGCACGAAATACAGGCACTGCCTGCGGCGAGGGGCCACTTGGTCACCGCCAGCACCTCTAGTCCATTAACTAACAGAGTTAGCACCGATTtccaggaggtgctgggagaaAGGCTGGGAGGACTTTATGGTCCTCTCCAGTGTCCGGGCCAGGACATGCTGCTACAGCACAGGTTGCCTGAGCCGGGTCCCAGATGCAGGACCATGAGGGCTTTCTGCCTGGGGACACATACTgcatttcagtgtttatttACAGCATTAATTTCTAGTGGCAAGAAGATACCGGAGTTCTGTGTGTTACCTGTTGGTTCTTGTGCGTTTTCTTCTGTCATGTAAATGGCAGATATTGGAGTTATGGATTCAAGgaggatttattttctctctcccaggAGATAGGCAATTGTAAAGCAGCGGTTTTGGGCCCGTTAGTGGAAGATTCCTTCGAGATGCTCTTATCTACTTAATTTTATAAGCTGACTTATTTCATCTGCAGCTTCTCCTTGCTGGAGACTAGGTTAATGTTCACCTCTGGCATCTCCTGACCTGTTCCTTATTATCCTTGCAAACGACTGGAGGAAACATATTTGAACTCAGACCTCTATGACTGAAATTGCAGATTTTGAGCCCCAGAGCGGAGGTTGCGTGCCTCTGCCAGCGACCGAGAGGTGGCTGAGGCTGAGCATCCAATCTGCTGATCCCAGTTTGAGCATCCTTTGGctcctgtgggagggaagggagatggGATGAAACTGGGATGCTTCATCTTGGAttgtttggtttggcttttaATTAATTCTCTGAAAAGGCTGAACTCAAAGGAGTCCCCAGGCGTGCTGACTGTACAAAGCCCAAGGTGAAGCCATCCAGACACGGTGTGATGGGGGACACAGCAGACCTTCGTGTTCATCGCAGGCGAACCAAAGCAGCCCGGCCCACGCTCCAGGCCGTGAAGGCTCAGCAGAAGGGGAGCACACAAAACCTTTTGGAGATGGACTTGTCTGCAGGAAAAGGAGCTGCCTCTGCGTTTGTGGCTTATAGCAAAGCTCTGCCAAGGTAGGACAAATGGGGTTATCACAGAAGTCGGTTAGCTCTAGGGGAGGTGTTTttggaaaatgcatttattctgGGAAAATATAACTAGATTGTTTTTGGTAAAGTGATAtattgttttcagtttaaagatGCTTCGGTGCTCTGCTGAGCTGGGAATATCTGTTTCAACAAGGCTCCCTGTTATTCAAGAGAACTGAGACACTTCAATGCCTCTCTGGTGCTATCATGAATAAGAGAAGGGCCCATTAGTGACACACCACATTTACATAATGGATAGCATTTAAAATGGGTTTTATAATGGATGAAAACTGTGTGGC
The genomic region above belongs to Gavia stellata isolate bGavSte3 chromosome 22, bGavSte3.hap2, whole genome shotgun sequence and contains:
- the CACNG1 gene encoding voltage-dependent calcium channel gamma-1 subunit, which produces MDENKPLKVRLTFSVILVGVSLLFAAVVTDHWAVLSPKVEEYNATCEAAHFGLWRLCIKRIFMQEQGPKEKGCGPISLPGEHNCSYFKHFTPGQSSEIFEVTTQKEYSISAAAIAIFSVGFAIIGTICVLLSFRKKRDYLLKPASMFYTFAGLCIIISVEVMRQSVKRMIDSEETVWIEYSYSWSFACACASFVLLFICGIALLLIALPRFPQNPWETCMDAEPEH